Proteins encoded together in one Bactrocera neohumeralis isolate Rockhampton chromosome 4, APGP_CSIRO_Bneo_wtdbg2-racon-allhic-juicebox.fasta_v2, whole genome shotgun sequence window:
- the LOC126757466 gene encoding glycogen debranching enzyme, with the protein MDGFRRLFVDLQRQLHTLLQIILNWQFVRWIVDYYSKLTNDRSIDADANADDVSGNADVPQPNTKTNSRPRIKWSCGVTEDGTGANNATNITDASNAVSDGGAEGPEGHNRAAAEAVTRVVDTKRSRNAASDMVAGDQEQQLPDIPVTETVTDVGLAGVLNAIPSANMGNVHSSNKNKHKANKISAGGEGTNSQKSPKTTNSPKKRNSKEKTIKSNKQADEVVVEKSEPDILISSYIVDNKAAQALENCSSETSSEQLSLKSAETVELDAQLVDAEEQKSNHTQISSQPSNSKEQFDLELNNQEDETKEEPIEEVKVPVTTAVGAKFEKLSADQLVLAEPRALKMTISSDIHSVPIAEGTNAESVLYRIKRGTTLRVHGDASLLGREIILHTNYPAEGKKFVRTEYRVLDWHARNGKPFTTNLSKYAHIVDTDIFSEVKMNLSGTFRFWFQYKDSKGSEPDGALYVQVEPTLHVGPPGAQKIIPLNSVRCQTVLTKLLGPLNTWESKLRVAKESGYNVIHFTPIQELGGSRSAYSLRNQLKVNPHFAVKKGGEVSFDDVDKVIKKCRQEWGIASICDIVLNHTANESDWVREHPDVTYSCATSPYLRPAFLLDALLAKCGEDVAAGLLEHVGVPAVIEYEDHLQALKYQLHQVYLPKVNIHELFQCNISKTIEEFMSLVRTRAPPKHVADESRFNEIQLIKDPQFKRLGVTIDMNLALEIFNAFHGDCFDEESRFRKCAETLRYRLEAINEEARAEVQGYLGYAIENCLAGIRYERVQHDGPHVRVISEKHPLFMQYFTQLKAVGKSLKEIEEGMYGDLGKFFQAHNGWVMGYSDPLRDFAEEQPGRGNVYLKRELIAWGDSVKLRYGKKPEDSPYLWKHMTEYVVTTAKIFDGVRLDNCHSTPLHVAEYLLDAARAINQDLYVVAELFTNSDATDNAFVNRLGITSLIREALSAWDSHEEGRLVYRYGGEPVGAFYVNPKRDLAPSVAHALFMDQTHDNPSPVEKRSAYDLLPSAALVSMACCATGSNRGYDELVPHHIHVVDEERQYQEWGKGVDGNSGIIAAKRALNLLHGQLAEEGFNQVYVDQMDPNIVAVTRHSPTTHESVILVAHTAFGYPHPNAGPTGVRSLRFEGTLNEIILEADIAMKSDKPFDRPGPFKKDPNYINGFSQFQLNLREHIPLDKSKIFRATPHVDGNVTQLDFENLYPGSVVAIRVSLHNPTKPHAEFLQRLVTSLQSESGAMYKELREIIAKLDLVDLNRALFTCEEEERDHGYGGAAYDIPNYGRTVYCGLQGFISILTEISPRNDLGHPLCNNLRDGNWMIDYVADRLGQREGTKILSKWLKTSFDPLKNIPRYLIPCYFDAILSGVYEALVGHTYQLMPEFIRDGHNFPQTLALATLQFLSACRSANLPPLSPAVVPQPPEICVTLSAGLPHFSTGYMRCWGRDTFIALRGIMYLTGRYQEARYIILGFGQCLRHGLIPNLLDNGTKPRFNCRDAVWWWLNSIKQYVGEAPHGVEILKDLVSRIFPYDDSEPHPRGKFDQKLIDVMQEALQIHFQGLQYRERNAGYEIDAHMTDQGFNNNIGVHPETGFVFGGNIANCGTWMDKMGSSEKAGNRGRPATPRDGSAVELVGLQMSVLRFMQSLSEKGIIKYKSVERKGSNGEVTTWTYKQWADRIQNNFEKCFFVDESETGLQANKKNIYKDSYGASQGWTDFQLRCNFPITMVVAPELFNPQKAWAALEQARKHLLGPLGMKTLDPDDWNYRPNYDNSNDADDCTVAHGFNYHQGPEWLWPIGFYLRARLIFAKKCGYLDAAIADTWSILRAHLKELHTSHWRGLPELTNDNGAYCHDSCRTQAWSVATILEVLHDLHAIGGDV; encoded by the exons ATGGACGGTTTTCGACGCCTCTTCGTTGACCTTCAACGACAACTGCACACGCTGCtacaaataatattgaattggcAATTTGTACGCTGGATCGTCGACTACTATTCGAAATTAACTAACGATCGTAGCATTGACGCCGATGCGAACGCCGACGACGTTAGCGGCAACGCTGACGTACCGCAACCCAACACCAAAACCAACAGTAGACCGCGCATTAAATGGTCGTGCGGTGTAACCGAGGATGGAACAGGAGCCAACAACGCCACGAACATTACGGACGCCAGCAATGCGGTTAGCGATGGCGGCGCTGAGGGTCCGGAAGGGCATAACCGCGCTGCTGCCGAAGCTGTGACGCGCGTCGTTGACACGAAGCGCTCACGAAATGCAGCTTCCGATATGGTCGCGGGTGACCAAGAACAGCAATTGCCCGACATACCGGTGACAGAAACTGTTACGGACGTCGGTCTTGCGGGTGTGCTGAACGCAATTCCAAGCGCAAATATGGGCAATGTGCATAGTAGTAATAAAAACAAGCATAAAGCTAACAAAATTAGTGCTGGCGGTGAG GGCACTAATTCACAAAAGTCTCCCAAGACCACAAACTCACCGAAGAAGCGCAATTCAAAGGAGAAAACTATAAAATCAAACAAGCAGGCAGACGAAGTTGTCGTCGAAAAATCGGAGCCTGATATATTAATATCCAGCTACATAGTCGATAACAAGGCAGCACAGGCGCTAGAGAACTGTTCATCCGAAACGAGTTCAGAGCAGCTTAGCTTGAAATCAGCAGAGACTGTGGAACTTGACGCGCAATTAGTTGACGCAGAAGAACAAAAATCGAATCACACACAAATTTCCTCCCAACCATCGAATTCCAAGGAGCAATTTGATTTGGAACTAAATAATCAGGAAGACGAAACCAAAGAGGAGCCAATTGAAGAAGTCAAAGTTCCGGTAACAACAGCTGTTGGcgccaaatttgaaaaacttaGCGCAGATCAGTTGGTGCTTGCAGAACCAAGAGCACTCAAGATGACTATATCATCTGATATACATAGCGTACCCATCGCTGAGGGTACCAATGCCGAGAGTGTGCTCTATAGAATTAAGCGTGGCACTACACTTCGCGTACATGGCGATGCGTCACTTTTGGGACGCGAAATTATTTTACACACTAATTACCCTGCAGAGG GTAAAAAATTCGTACGCACCGAATACCGTGTACTGGACTGGCATGCGCGTAATGGGAAACCGTTTACCACGAATTTGAGTAAATATGCGCACATTGTCGACACGGACATATTCAGCGAGGTGAAAATGAATCTCTCAGGTACCTTCCGCTTCTGGTTTCAATACAAGGATAG CAAGGGTTCGGAGCCGGATGGTGCACTTTATGTGCAAGTGGAGCCCACTCTGCATGTCGGTCCACCCGGCGCACAGAAGATCATACCCTTGAATTCGGTGCGCTGTCAGACGGTGCTTACAAAGTTATTGGGTCCGCTCAACACGTGGGAGTCGAAGTTGCGCGTTGCCAAGGAATCGGGCTACAACGTCATACACTTTACGCCAATACAAGAGCTCGGCGGTTCGCGTTCGGCCTATTCGCTGCGCAATCAATTGAAGGTGAATCCGCATTTCGCTGTAAAGAAGGGCGGTGAGGTCAGCTTTGACGATGTGGACAAGGTGATAAAGAAGTGTCGCCAGGAGTGGGGT atAGCTTCCATTTGTGACATTGTGCTAAATCACACGGCCAACGAGTCAGATTGGGTGCGCGAACATCCCGATGTTACCTACTCTTGCGCAACGAGTCCGTATCTGCGTCCCGCTTTTCTGCTTGACGCCTTACTCGCCAAGTGCGGTGAGGATGTGGCTGCCGGGCTTTTGGAGCATGTCGGTGTGCCGGCAGTAATCGAATATGAGGACCACTTGCAGGCGCTCAAATATCAATTACATCAAGTATATTTGCCGAAAGTGAATATTCATGAGCTCTTCCAATGCAATATTAGCAAAACCATTGAGGAATTCATGAGCTTAGTACGCACACGCGCACCACCAAAGCATGTCGCCGACGAGTCACGTTTCAATGAGATACAATTGATTAAAGATCCACAGTTTAAACGTTTGGGTGTGACCATTGATATGAATCTGGCATTGGAGATCTTTAACGCCTTCCATGGCGATTGCTTCGATGAAGAATCACGTTTCCGTAAATGCGCCGAGACTTTGCGTTACCGTTTGGAGGCGATCAATGAGGAAGCGCGTGCAGAGGTTCAAGGTTATCTGGGCTATGCCATCGAAAACTGTTTGGCCGGCATACGGTATGAGCGTGTGCAGCACGATGGTCCACATGTGCGCGTCATTTCCGAGAAGCATCCACTTTTTATGCAATACTTCACACAATTGAAAGCAGTCGGCAAGAGCCTCAAGGAGATAGAGGAAGGCATGTATGGCGATTTGGGTAAATTCTTCCAAGCACACAACGGCTGGGTTATGGGTTATAGTGATCCATTACGCGACTTTGCCGAGGAACAGCCGGGACGTGGTAATGTGTATCTCAAGCGCGAGCTTATTGCTTGGGGAGATAGCGTCAAATTGCGTTACGGCAAGAAACCGGAAGATAGCCCTTATTTGTGGAAACACATGACCGAGTATGTGGTGACAACCGCCAAGATTTTCGATGGTGTACGTTTGGATAACTGTCACTCAACACCACTTCATGTGGCCGAATATCTTTTAGATGCCGCCAGAGCAATTAATCAAGATTTATATGTTGTTGCGGAGCTTTTCACGAACTCCGACGCGACAGATAATGCTTTCGTTAATCGCCTCGGTATTACTTCCTTGATACGTGAAGCTTTGTCCGCTTGGGACTCGCATGAAGAGGGTCGCTTGGTCTACCGCTATGGCGGCGAACCGGTTGGCGCATTCTACGTGAATCCCAAGCGTGATCTAGCACCCAGCGTTGCGCATGCACTTTTCATGGATCAAACGCATGATAATCCATCGCCAGTGGAAAAGCGTTCGGCTTACGATTTATTGCCATCAGCAGCTTTAGTGTCCATGGCTTGTTGTGCCACTGGCAGCAATCGTGGCTATGACGAACTCGTGCCGCATCAC atCCATGTCGTAGACGAGGAGCGTCAGTACCAGGAATGGGGCAAAGGCGTGGACGGCAATTCCGGCATTATTGCTGCTAAGCGTGCGCTTAATTTGCTGCATGGTCAACTCGCCGAAGAGGGCTTCAATCAAGTGTATGTCGATCAAATGGATCCGAATATAGTCGCGGTTACGCGTCATTCACCAACTACCCACGAAAGTGTTATACTCGTCGCACACACTGCCTTCGGCTATCCACATCCGAATGCTGGACCAACCGGCGTACGTTCACTACGTTTCGAGGGCACATTGAACGAAATTATACTTGAGGCAGATATTGCAATGAAAAGTGATAAACCGTTTGATCGACCGGGTCCATTCAAGAAGGACCCGAATTACATCAACGGCTTCTCACAATTTCAACTCAATTTGCGCGAACACATACCCTTGGATAAGTCGAAAATATTCCGTGCCACTCCACATGTGGATGGCAATGTAACACAACTGGATTTCGAAAACCTGTATCCAGGCTCGGTGGTAGCTATCAG AGTGTCTCTGCACAACCCAACGAAACCTCATGCTGAATTCCTTCAAAGACTGGTGACGTCTTTGCAATCCGAAAGCGGTGCGATGTACAAGGAGTTGCGTGAAATAATCGCCAAATTAGACCTGGTTGACTTGAACCGCGCGCTATTTACCTGCGAAGAGGAGGAACGTGATCACGGCTATGGTGGCGCCGCTTATGATATACCCAATTATGGCCGTACAGTTTACTGTGGTCTGCAAGGTTTCATCTCTATATTGACGGAGATATCGCCACGCAACGATTTGGGTCATCCGCTTTGCAACAATTTGCGAGATGGCAATTGGATGATTG ATTATGTGGCTGATCGCCTGGGTCAGCGTGAAGGCACGAAAATATTATCTAAGTGGCTGAAGACCTCTTTTGATCCGTTGAAGAATATACCAAGATACCTCATTCCCTGCTACTTTGACGCCATTTTGAGTGGTGTGTATGAAGCACTTGTTGGCCACACCTACCAACTGATGCCAGA ATTCATACGAGACGGTCATAACTTCCCGCAAACACTTGCTTTGGCCACATTACAGTTCCTATCGGCGTGCAGATCTGCTAACTTGCCACCGCTCAGTCCGGCTGTTGTACCTCAACCGCCCGAGATATGTGTAACGCTCTCTGCAG GTTTGCCACACTTCTCCACCGGTTACATGCGCTGCTGGGGTCGTGACACCTTCATTGCATTGCGCGGCATCATGTACCTGACCGGTCGCTATCAGGAGGCGCGCTATATCATACTGGGTTTCGGTCAATGTCTCCGACATGGTCTCATACCAAACTTGTTGGACAATGGCACGAAGCCACGCTTCAACTGCCGAGATGCCGTCTGGTGGTGGTTGAACTCCATTAAACAATATGTCGGCGAAGCACCGCATGGCGTGGAGATCCTCAAGGATTTGGTTTCACGTATTTTCCCCTACGATGATAGTGAGCCACATCCACGTGGCAAATTCGATCAAAAGTTGATCGATGTAATGCAAGAGGCGCTGCAGATACATTTCCAAGGCTTACAATATCGCGAACGCAATGCCGGCTATGAGATTGACGCGCACATGACTGATCAGGGTTTCAACAACAATATCGGCGTACATCCAGAGACGGGTTTCGTCTTCGGCGGCAATATTGCTAATTGCGGCACTTGGATGGATAAGATGGGTTCGTCGGAGAAGGCGGGCAACCGCGGTCGTCCCGCTACACCACGCGATGGCTCCGCGGTGGAGTTGGTTGGACTGCAAATGTCGGTGTTGCGTTTTATGCAATCACTGAGCGAGAAGGGTATTATTAAGTACAAATCTGTGGAACGCAAGGGATCTAATG GTGAAGTGACCACATGGACCTACAAGCAATGGGCTGATCgcattcaaaataatttcgagAAATGCTTCTTTGTCGATGAATCGGAGACGGGTTTGCAAGCGAACAAGAAGAATATCTACAAAGATTCGTATGGTGCTTCGCAGGGTTGGACTGATTTCCAATTGCGTTGCAACTTCCCAATAACAATGGTTGTTGCGCCGGAACTtttcaatccacaaaaagcTTGGGCTGCTTTAGAACAGGCGCGCAAACATCTGCTCGGTCCATTGGGCATGAAGACACTGGatcccgacgattggaattatCGTCCAAACTATGATAACTCGAATGACGCCGATGACTGCACGGTGGCGCATGGTTTTAACTATCATCAGGGACCTGAATGGCTTTGGCCTATTGGCTTCTATTTACGCGCTCGCCTCATATTCGCCAAGAAGTGCGGTTACCTGGATGCGGCTATCGCAGACACATG GTCAATTTTGCGCGCTCACTTAAAGGAGCTACACACCTCCCATTGGCGTGGACTGCCCGAACTGACCAACGATAACGGTGCCTATTGTCATGATTCCTGTCGTACGCAGGCTTGGAGTGTGGCCACCATATTAGAG GTTCTGCATGATTTGCACGCCATTGGCGGCGATGTTTGA